AggaggtattttttttttttttcattcgtttttccggccaaggggaggaaaaaaaaaaattaaaataaataaaaaatggcaaaaggaCGAGTATTTCCGCTTGGCCGTACTtcagccaaaaaaaaaaaaaaaagaaagcaaatggggggagagacttccaaaaaaatgcctCCCTTAAAGCGGTGCACATGTATGGTTCACCTGTACAGcacgcatatgtacatatgtacaatatACACGTACATATTAATATGCGcgtaaatattatttacgTACGCAAGCGCATTTACGCATGTACGCGCGCGCTTGCCCCCAACCGTGCCACGCAAGCGAAAGCGCTGCATTTGTGGCCACTTCACCTGCGCGCGGCTAACGTGttgcaatttgttttttcggAAAAAGCAGTACTCCGATTATGCGCCCCCACCATCCTCATGGCCTTGGCGTAGGACTCATGTGTATGCTGCGCATAGGCGTGTTTGAAGTAAACGTACAAGCATGTTTATACatacccctttttgctgcgcGCATGGCGAAGACGTTTTAACCTAAACTACTGTGTACATGATTACACAATTATGTATTTAGTCGCTCCATGggctttttccccctggtgaactttttaaaaagcttttAAAGCATTCCGTTCGCAGATATTTATGTACGCATACTGCATAGGTACACGCGAAAACATACAGGTGGGGGTACGCTTTGTGTTCCCGCCCAACCTTTTGACACCTTAGCATGTCGCGTGCTGAGTGTCAATTCCTCGCTGATGTTTTAAAGCCtttgtaaaaaggggaaaaaaaaaagaatattactcttttttttccgcactTTTGAGAGGAACTTTCTCAGAACGGGCTATAAGTCtctttggtttttttttttttttttttttttcatacatattTTACCACTAGGCATTTCACTATCACCAAAGTGGCGCTCCTTTCTGTTTCTCCTTCAATACATCCCTGTTGCTTTGCTACATTTTGCTTAAACTtactgctttttctttttttccgttttttgtCGTGAGGGCATCGCAACAGAGATTTATTTTGCCATTGTGAGGCACAAAAAAACCGATGCAACGGTCACGCGAGGAAGTAACCTCATGGGTGACGACGAACTGTATATGCGATGAGATAAATGCTTTACACATTTTCGTTACTAGGGGAAccgtttcattttttttttttttttttctcaatcTTTATATAAGCAAAAGGGTCATATACTTAGAGCAATTACGCATTTTTCTAAGTAACCCCTTTACAATTATTCAAATTGCGCACTTGAATGTGTAAGTGAAATTGCGTCTGtgaaatgtatatatgtccCCCTCAGgcgatttttcaaaaatttgtacATACGCTTCTTACACAGGGTGTGTTAAAATGTCATGCCGTTAATTATCTCTTCATTCGCTTTTCGCATcgtatatttcttttaaaccCTTTTTAATGTTCCCGCTTCAAAGCGTATACATGGCACGCAGACGATTAGCACAAACGACTAGCAGAaaggaaataatttgaaaattcaCATAAATAGTAACATTACAGCAGGATGTGcatgtgaaaataaatcaCAAACTGAAcgcaggagaaaaaaaaaaaaaggggaaacaaaaacagCATATATCGCCACGATGGACTCGAACAATATGGGAGAATTGCGTAAATCTCCGCATTGATAACATATTTGTTTGTATAGTCCATGTGTCATATGTGTTAAAGCATTTGTGTAATTTCTCCCTCTGGCCAGAAATGGTTCgtcataaatttttctccccctctgcgttctgctgcattttttgcaaaataatttttttgtgtgtgtttaatatttgtagttttttttttttttttttttttttttttttttcttttttttccttccctgtGTCCATTTGTGCGATTAGCTAACCAGCAGAGCTAAAATCGCGAAACGCGCAGCTCCTATGACAGTTTTTACATGCGTTTAAATTTCCCCGTTTCGTAATTTTGCCCATTTATCATTTCTTCGCATATATTTACGTGTCCACACGCAGAGAAATATGCGCGTTGCCGTACTTACACCTGACAGCGCGTGTTTTTAACCCGATAGGGCGGCCAACCATTTCGCGTTACagaaaggagagaaaaaggaaattatggCTGTGTAAGAAGTGACAAACTGTGACATCTCCATGAGTGTGTACCCACATGTGCGTACCGTGAAAGGCGCAAACCTTTAACGTGAAAACACGGGGTGTGCAGacgcacgtatgtatatacgcaCGTATAGACGCATATCTGGGGCATGCGGAGTAACTTGGGGCGTCGGGAGTTACTTGGCGTGTCGGGAGTTACTTGGCGCGCCCACCCGTAGGAGCCGTGTATGATGCGTTTTGAGCCCCACTCCTCTCCCCCCAcatgcttcccccccccaattgTCCCTTCCCTcaacgaaaataaaatgaatataagaTTGGTGTGTGAAATAATAGCCATGATTTTGCTACATGTCATATTTTACAAGGTGTCCATTTATTACTTACTGAGGTATTTAGACATTTTAAATCATTCGaataaatttaacaaaaacatttttttcataaccTTTTTAGTTTGTATGTCtatcttttcccttttcctctttgagCTATCCAACATCGTGTCCAATGGTACCATCACGTACATTTGGCACATTGACATATGTGTCTTAGTCTGCTTGCTGTATATAGTCATTCCCATAGAGTTCGTCAACACGATTTTTGATTCGAGTAATTACAAAGAAATTCTTTCCCCAGAATTTAACTCCCACTCGCATATcaaattgataaaaaaatattacataaagaTAAGTGCCATTTATaaggagcaaaatggaattagcaaaaagataaagaagcatttttttctcattcgaagcatcatatttttatcatttctttgGCTAAGTTtagggaaattaaaaaatatgatttacAAAAAGAACTACAATTATGTCATAGCAGATGATAACACGCTCAATATAAGGAAGTATCTGCTCTACAGTCAGAACGCCGAGATGCAGAAGAAAAATCAAAACAAATTCTTTAATAAGACCATATTTTACCTTCtagaaaagaggaaaaaatgctttaaTTATTACTCCACCGCATTTCAAGACTTCCACCAATATTACAACAAGGGGCAAGACGAAGGTGAACAAacgagggaagaaaaaaaaaacatatttaaaaaatgcattaacCGGGTATATAGCATCTTGGGCATCCTCTTTGTTATGTTTCTACATTACCTAATGTTGCTGTACAAATTCATCATCGGAGAGCTGCTCATAAACATTTGTGCTCTTGGAGTGACGACCAATTCTATCGTCGCAGGCATATCCtctatgtattttatttatgattACATTATCACCTTTGTATATTATGTGCAAATTCCGAAGATACAAATACAGATTTATAACATTGAAGAAAGAATACTAATTAACTTCACtaattatatgtttaaaaaggaggagctgcAAAAGCTGCAGAGTAACTTTGACATTCATTCAAAACGGTTTCTATACGattccaaaagggggggatcTCCTGTGGGGAatgcttcccctttggaaggGCCAGAGAAGAACAATTCTGAGAGTTATAAGGAAAAGCAGTTCCCATCCAAAGGGGAACTCCAACAAAATGGCGAACAAGGAATCATTGCAAGAAGTAAAACTGCCAtaatgagaaaaagaaaaaactctGTAAAGAAATCTTCCGTACTTGTAAACTTCACCAATcggttaaaaaatatgtgcacCTTTAGGAATAGCAGCTTGTTAAACTATGCAGATAGCGGTGGGCAGGTGCGAACCGCCGACTTTGCCTTTTTGGAGGACAAGCAAAGACACTCCAACGCGAGTAAGAAGAAACACAAACGATTAAGTACTCACCATTTTGAGCAaccaaaaagtaaaaagaaaagtggaAACTTCAGCGACCACGAATCGACTGTCATtaactatttttataaaaatataaacaaaaataatgtgCACCCTTTGAAGAGGTCAAATAGTTGCCCGCTTTCCTTTGCCGAAAGTAATGACGCCTCGTCCGACGGTGAACCCCGCGCGGGCGCGACTGAGGAGGGCCAAGTCAGGAAGTACAGCTCCCTAAGTGTGACGCTTGACGGTGAGCCCGCCTCCTCGAAGGGGGAAGGCCCCGGTCGCGCTGCTGTTAGCGGAGATGTCCGCGGCGATCGCATCGGTGACCAGAGCGGGTGCCGGCACAGGGATACGCGCAGCCACGGTGAAGGAGCAAACGGGGAAGACCCCCCCAACACGCACAGCACCCCCAATACGCCAAACACGCACAACCCCCCCAACGCGGGCGCCAAAAAATTCTTCTTCAAAAGCATCAGCTTCCCAGTGAACAAGTTCGAAAAAACCAAGTACAAcgagaagaagcaaaaaatggagcgcATTCAATTTCTGtacgaaatggaaaagaacTTCCAcgtaaagaacaaaatgagcGTAGATGATGCCGAATTGAAGGAGGAGTCCAGCGAACAAAACGACAGCCAGGCAAGCGACGACCAGAACATTTACGACTCGTGTAATGAAGATATACGAAAAATACAAGACATTGAAAattacaataaattaaaaaaagaaatagaaaatattgtGTACACAAATACGAGTATGTATTACTCCTTAAATGCAATTTTGAGCAGGAAATTTGAAATtcaaaagaataaaaattgccTAGTTGGAAAAATTAACGTCTTTTTAAATTCGGTGATGTTTTTAACAgtcatttataaaattattatgtccattttgaacataatttttataagaatTTATGTAAGGGAtcctttttccaaaattattgaaaaggtgtgtttattttttaatataaaatataatatagcCATAATTTATGGGCCATATATATCGTTGGTGTACATTTCGTACATCGTGGCAATTAACATGAAGAAGTTTTTACAGCAGGTTATCCAAATATCgacttatttttctttttattttaaactttttttaaatatgtggattttgttaatttccGAATTAATGGGCCTCTATTTTGTGACCAACTCTTTGCTCTTAACTTCCTACATTCCTGTAAATTACAATCACATTATGAATTTTGTCATGggaaataattatgattataatatatttcatttgcACTCTGATTATGTTTTCATCACGTCCTTCACGTCCacgttaattttttgcgtcctctacatgttttatttttattttttttaagtcccTCGCGTTTGCCAGCGTTTGCCGCATTTGCCGCATTTGCAAGCACTTGTTACATTGTGAATGTGTTTGCACTCTCTGCTCGCTGCGCATATTGCAGTTTCGTCTTCCATTCGCGAATGGAAATTCGGGTCCCCCCGTCTGTTCCCGtttgctcttcctcttcctcttcctctcacttttgcttctgctttttccccttcctctcACTTTTGCTTCTGCTTTTCCCCttgcttttcctctttccctttttttttgtcacagCGGCTTGCCCGAATGTTTCACACGAGCATGTGGCATCGCCTTTTGACTTTTTAATTCGTTAGGCTTAATTCGTTTATAGTCCCCTTTCACTTTGCATTTTACGCCGCACGGTGTTATCGCTTTATCGCTTTATCGCTTTATCGTTTTATCGCCTTATAGTTTTATCGCCTTATCGCCGCGCTGCTCCACAGCgggaccttttttttgttcatcccTCTGCATGGCtccccctttcttttttaattaaacttAACATAACGGACACGTACATGTGCCAACTCAcatgcgcatatgcatatgtagaTAAGCCTGAGCAAACATATGTTTTGTGTAACTCTTGGCAaagcttttgctttttaaaattacaacaCAGTGTAGAGTTAAAAGTGTGCAGAAGGGCAAATACCGTGGGGAAAGGCTGGCATTGCGGAGGGCATGCCAAGAGGTGGTCATTCTGTCATTCCGCCATCCACTTCGTGTAATCGCGAGGCGCAAGACAATTTCCCCGTCAATTCCGTTCCCCACTTGGGTTTAACTCCTATTTGGGAATATTTTCATGTTAAAGAGATGTTAATtaatccctttttattttttaatttttaaacaccGTGACGAGGAAAGTTAAACGCGGAGTTACGCCCAACTTGGCAACTTTCGCATGGGGAACCCTTTAACGCAAGTGTCTATCTGTTTGTTCCTCCATTAAAGGCGTTGCAACATTTATGGGAGGCTCTCCGTATAGCTGACAAATTTACTGCCCCTCACGTGCAGTCACGCGCACAACAACATCGTGCATGCAACAATTCTTGGACGCGGAGCTGTCCCGCTGCATGCCGCGGGAGAGTGGCAACACAACAGATATGCCACTTCCCACAAAATGCAAGTCCTTTTAACAGCAAAATTTGGGCCGCACTTTTAATGCGAatagtttttattttggggaaaaaaatccatTTTTATGGTGAAAACAGAGTGCCCATTATTTTACGCgcacccattttttttttttcaaacggcGTGTTGAAGCTGGTGATAATTGGGGCAATGGTTTAGCACCTTTGTGCGTTAAGACACATGCGAGGATGTCTTTGCagaaaagattttttttttggtgcagCCCACTTTGTTCAAAAAGGAGATGGCCTCATTTTTCCGTGGTTAAAAATCGGAGTTGTCTGTGCGTTTGGTTCATGTCCGGAGGACCGTTTTGCCCATGCAGATGAACTCACGTCTGCATGCAGCATGTGGGCGCGCAAAGGGATATGCGCACATGtatctacatatatatgtgtatacatatatatacatacatatgtgtattttttttttcctttgtggCTCGAAGTGATCTGCCCCCGCATGCGACCACTTTGCGCGCGCACCAAAGTGGAGCATCCTGCACGACGGCACTCACCTCCCGTTTGTTTAAAAAGGCTCAAATTGCAAAGagtttatcataaaaaaatcatgttaaaaaaaattatgctaaaaaaaattcacgtTTTATGAAAGTACCATTATGTACAGTGCCTCGCCTATatgtcataaaaaaaaggataattttttagcacccaattttttttttttttttgctattattCGAACAACGGGCTCATGTAGACTTTTTCGGCAATCTGCTCTGAGAGACATATTCAAGTTGAGCGAATTGGATCGAATAGCGATCGGATAATGATCACATAGTGATCACATAGTGCTCAATAAAAAGGGCCCTTTTTCCCATATTTGACCTTAAATTGGTGCCCCCTCGATCTTGGCCGCTTTAATTGTAAGCGTGAGGGTGAACTTGTCGCGCATAGTTGTGTGTAATAGTACAcacgtacatataaaatatatatatatttttatttttattttaattttttttattttataaattacatttatcCAAAATACAAATGACCTATCACCCCATTGTAGCACTTGTCACCACCTTTTAGTAGCCGATTTGTTAACTTTTAAGGTTTTGTAAAACTTAAAAGGCGTTTTTTAATAGACACATCACAATTTTGCACATATTAATAGGAACTGTTtgcttgctttttttcgaaaatttaCTTTTCCTCATGTTTCAGTAGAAGCGCCCTACAGTGCATGTCCAagtgtttgtaaaaattatttttgaaaatatatttatttcgcGTTGAGGCAGCACCGATCATATAGAGCCAAAACCACACCTTTTCATATATCAGTATTCGTACCCGTtacgctattttttttatccataTATTGTTCGTTTTTCTGGAGCCACCTTTTACTACACTACTTAACACACCTGCCATTCGCTTCCGAGTGAACATCTCCATCTGCAATAAATcacagctagccattttgatCTACACCTTTTTGTTTGCCACCCTGCGCAACGCACACATGAACACACGCGCGCAAACCAAGAGCAACCTCAAGATGAACCAACCGGCTGACATAAAGTACCAATTCACGAAAACCAAAATTTGCAGACACTTCCTAGAAAATAGGTGTGTGAATAAAGACAACTGCAATTACGCTCATGTGCTGGAAGAATTAAGACCTCTACCCAACTTACAAAATACCAAACTCTGCAAAAgcgttaagaaaaaaatcccctGCTGTAACCCCAACTGTAAATATGCTCACAAAATTGAGAAGCTGCAACCCAGTACTGACCTTGCCACCTACAAAACTACACTGTGCTATTtctggaaaaagaaaaaatgcatgaATCAGGATAAGTGCAGATTTGCTCATGGGATTGAAGAAATAAGACCTTTACGAATACCAAAGGAAGGGAAAACTGAAAGGGCATCTCTTCCGCTGTCCGATACTGACTCCAGTTTAGGCACACAACAGCATcagcagaaggggaagccGAGCGCCAAACGGACGAAAGAGGGGGGCATGCTGCctggcaaaaaatggggcaagCAGTGGGATCGAAGGGGGGGCAACATGTGGGGAAGAGATGCAGGCAGGGGTGGGGGCAAGCGTGAAGGTAAAGTGTGGGAAGATCGTAGCGGTGATATGTGGGAAGATCGTAGCGGTAAAGCGTGGGAAAATCGCAGCGGCAGCAAATGGAGCAACGAACGAGACAGCAACAGAACCACCCAGCGAACCGCCGAACGAACCGCCGAACGAACGAACCAGAGAGACAACTTCCTactggaagaagaaagagtTCCAAATATCCTATCCAACATACACCTATTCGAGAACAGCCCAGTGATGGAAAATGACCTATTCCAGCTGAAtgataactttttaaatatatgtaacagTGTGAGCTTGGACAGCGACGCGCTTTACACCCCCCCAGGAGAGACCTATTCTAGCGAACACGAGCAGAAGGAGTCGGATGAGAACAACAGTTGGGAAGACTCCGTTGTAGATCTGAATTTTCTAAACTTGGATTACCTTAATGATGAGGAAGACGTTGCAAAATATGAATTGTTTCGGGGAAGTGGCCTTGACATAAATCTGGAGAACCTCCAAGCCCTAAGTATGCAAGTAAATCACGACGCATACACGGGTAGAAGTTTGGACGCCAATATGTGGAGTATAGAAGAAGGGGAGGTTAACAGAAACTATGGCGTAGGAGGAGGGAGACATCCAGAAATAAGCCAAAGTAACAACCCTAATGTGTTTCTAGATGCAAGTCCAAACGAAAGTGAAAATGTACTTGCCAGTGGTCAGAGTGGGAATAACGAACAAAATATGGAGAGAAATCAAGGCATAATTTCCAACCAACTTAATATCTTCAATGCGCAGTCGATCGAAGAGTTGTTTTCATTCGATGCTACTTCCTCAGAGAAACTGCTGAGCGACTCGGAATTTTTTGCCCAATGGTGTAAAAGTATAAAGGATAGAAGTTCGAAGCATTATAATAGCTTATGTTTATCCTAGGCATCGTCCAAGCGTCCAAGCGTCCAACTGTGTGTATTGAGCTCGTAGGGCCCTTCTCcctgtataatataatataaaaaaaaagaaaaaaaaaatatatatatatcaagTGAGACGCACGGTGCTATATTGCAcgcagaaaaaattgaattaagTTAGACGCATCCTCATGGGTAAGAATTCCTCACAACTTTTAAATCATCATAGAACGTCGTTATATGCCATCCCGTATATTATTTCCTATAAagtgattataaaaaataagtccAGTCGTAtagccttccttttttttttttttttatatttgtttgaGAAAATTTCCAAAGTTTTTTCATGTAATGTTTACAAAAGGGTATGTATGAACGTGTGCACCCTTCGAATGATCCCAAAATTGTACATTATAATTACCTTATtgttgtaattaaaaaaatttactcatGCCCACACGTATTTTGAGCACTTGCTAAAATTGCACTCGTGTGTAAATGAGTAAAATTGTGTTTAACTAAACAGCTGTTGTGTTGATATAGCTCTCCATTTAtatgcaacttttttttttttttttttttgtcctacGTGTCCGCATCGCCTTATTCGTcctaattatttttaagtgcAAACTGCGCATGTGtgtccttttcaattttgtttt
Above is a window of Plasmodium vivax chromosome 8, whole genome shotgun sequence DNA encoding:
- a CDS encoding hypothetical protein, conserved (encoded by transcript PVX_094625A), whose product is MNTRAQTKSNLKMNQPADIKYQFTKTKICRHFLENRCVNKDNCNYAHVLEELRPLPNLQNTKLCKSVKKKIPCCNPNCKYAHKIEKLQPSTDLATYKTTLCYFWKKKKCMNQDKCRFAHGIEEIRPLRIPKEGKTERASLPLSDTDSSLGTQQHQQKGKPSAKRTKEGGMLPGKKWGKQWDRRGGNMWGRDAGRGGGKREGKVWEDRSGDMWEDRSGKAWENRSGSKWSNERDSNRTTQRTAERTAERTNQRDNFLLEEERVPNILSNIHLFENSPVMENDLFQLNDNFLNICNSVSLDSDALYTPPGETYSSEHEQKESDENNSWEDSVVDLNFLNLDYLNDEEDVAKYELFRGSGLDINLENLQALSMQVNHDAYTGRSLDANMWSIEEGEVNRNYGVGGGRHPEISQSNNPNVFLDASPNESENVLASGQSGNNEQNMERNQGIISNQLNIFNAQSIEELFSFDATSSEKLLSDSEFFAQWCKSIKDRSSKHYNSLCLS
- a CDS encoding hypothetical protein, conserved (encoded by transcript PVX_094620A; Apicoplast targeted protein. Curated by Stuart Ralph, Walter and Eliza Hall Institute of Medical Research, Australia.), giving the protein MNIRLVCEIIAMILLHVIFYKVSIYYLLRYLDILNHSNKFNKNIFFITFLVCMSIFSLFLFELSNIVSNGTITYIWHIDICVLVCLLYIVIPIEFVNTIFDSSNYKEILSPEFNSHSHIKLIKKYYIKISAIYKEQNGISKKIKKHFFLIRSIIFLSFLWLSLGKLKNMIYKKNYNYVIADDNTLNIRKYLLYSQNAEMQKKNQNKFFNKTIFYLLEKRKKCFNYYSTAFQDFHQYYNKGQDEGEQTREEKKNIFKKCINRVYSILGILFVMFLHYLMLLYKFIIGELLINICALGVTTNSIVAGISSMYFIYDYIITFVYYVQIPKIQIQIYNIEERILINFTNYMFKKEELQKLQSNFDIHSKRFLYDSKRGGSPVGNASPLEGPEKNNSESYKEKQFPSKGELQQNGEQGIIARSKTAIMRKRKNSVKKSSVLVNFTNRLKNMCTFRNSSLLNYADSGGQVRTADFAFLEDKQRHSNASKKKHKRLSTHHFEQPKSKKKSGNFSDHESTVINYFYKNINKNNVHPLKRSNSCPLSFAESNDASSDGEPRAGATEEGQVRKYSSLSVTLDGEPASSKGEGPGRAAVSGDVRGDRIGDQSGCRHRDTRSHGEGANGEDPPNTHSTPNTPNTHNPPNAGAKKFFFKSISFPVNKFEKTKYNEKKQKMERIQFLYEMEKNFHVKNKMSVDDAELKEESSEQNDSQASDDQNIYDSCNEDIRKIQDIENYNKLKKEIENIVYTNTSMYYSLNAILSRKFEIQKNKNCLVGKINVFLNSVMFLTVIYKIIMSILNIIFIRIYVRDPFSKIIEKVCLFFNIKYNIAIIYGPYISLVYISYIVAINMKKFLQQVIQISTYFSFYFKLFLNMWILLISELMGLYFVTNSLLLTSYIPVNYNHIMNFVMGNNYDYNIFHLHSDYVFITSFTSTLIFCVLYMFYFYFF